A single window of Syntrophus aciditrophicus SB DNA harbors:
- a CDS encoding pyruvoyl-dependent arginine decarboxylase — MYDFVPKKIFFTKGVGTHRDELHSFERALRDAGIEKCNLVQVSSIFPPGCKNISKVQGLKELVPGAITYCVMSRCCSNEPKRLLAASVGCAIPADKTSYGYISEHHAFGLTEKQAGDYAEDLAAAMLASTLGIDFNVDESWDEKKEIFKISGKIVKTRNVTQSTIVKDDRYTTVVAAAVFVF, encoded by the coding sequence ATGTATGACTTTGTCCCCAAAAAAATCTTTTTCACAAAGGGTGTCGGCACCCATCGCGATGAACTCCATTCCTTCGAACGCGCCCTGCGTGACGCAGGGATCGAAAAATGCAATCTGGTGCAGGTATCCAGCATATTCCCTCCGGGGTGCAAGAACATCTCGAAGGTTCAGGGCTTGAAGGAACTGGTCCCCGGAGCCATTACGTACTGCGTCATGAGCCGGTGCTGCAGCAATGAACCCAAAAGACTCCTGGCAGCCTCTGTCGGCTGCGCCATCCCGGCCGACAAGACATCCTACGGATACATCAGCGAACATCACGCCTTTGGTCTCACCGAAAAGCAGGCCGGGGATTACGCGGAAGATCTGGCCGCGGCCATGCTGGCTTCCACTCTGGGCATCGATTTCAATGTGGATGAAAGCTGGGATGAGAAAAAGGAAATTTTCAAGATCAGCGGAAAAATCGTCAAGACCCGTAATGTCACTCAGTCAACCATCGTCAAAGACGACCGCTATACGACGGTTGTCGCGGCTGCTGTTTTCGTTTTTTGA
- a CDS encoding acyl-CoA dehydratase activase — MNSLGICIGATTLSAVAVRKNSQGEISKSVIHIQPHDGNPRQAFLDIFSTLEPGQYDRIAVTGRKFRQFVNLTSIPEPQAVETALSYVHNGNAPLDAVISAGGETFLIYVIGKDGRICSVQTGNKCASGTGEFFLQQIRRMGLGIEDAISFARQEEPYKVSGRCSVFCKSDCTHATNKGVPKGRIASGLCEMMSGKILEILSHLPRNTMMLIGGTAQNTVMVDYLKKDIASLIIPEEATYFEALGCALWALDHETLPAPAPDAVMKHDETAFHRLPPLADSLDKVDFQTMERGVACEGDECILGLDVGSTTTKAVLLRLSDNRILASIYLRTNGNPVAASRACYASLYEQLGPLAEKIKIPGLGVTGSGRQIAGLHAMTEGIINEIIAHATGALFFDSTVDTIFEIGGQDAKYTYVKDGIPSDYAMNDACSAGTGSFLEEAARESMGVAMEDIADIALRGMNPPNFNDQCAAFISSDIKNAAHEGMSREDIVAGLVYSICMNYSNRVKGNRSMGNNIFMQGGVCYNRAIPVAMAALTGKRIVVPPEPGLMGAFGVALEIRKRLEHGLLKEASLSLRSLKDREIAYEPPFVCNGGKENCDRKCEIARIRIEEKVYPFGGACNRWYNLRYHISVDAEHLDLVRQHEALTYRNTGTGQPAVSSTRGCRTVGINRSFLTNTYYPFYSSFFSRLGFELILPDYPRPEGMVQKGTAFCYPAELAHGFFSDLLRKKPDLLFLPHIRGMHVEKGNPVSTICPISQGEPYYLASTFNDWEMLRRLKEENSLLQPVLDFSRGYEAVQDVMVDLAHSLGCRKTDARDAFKVAVAAQEQVFMTTKETGSRFVRDLEEDSDRYGIVIFGRAYNAFVPEANMGIPKKFASRGVGAVPLTFLPLADETVPRNMYWSSGQLILKGASFVSRHPQLFGCYITNFSCGPDSFLLGYFRQMMGNKPFLILELDSHVADAGLETRIEAFMDIIRNYRELYMKSRNTAPAPSRKTTSAGVNYEDSRIVDSRGESYPLSHPRVHLVFPSMGQFHVDVAAAIFRSAGVRATALPDSDEEVLKLGRGNTTCKECLPLQLTVGSLLKYLRDRKDPDELLVYFMPTAGGPCRFGQYSQFMKAMIERLGIQDVTLYSPDAENSYADLDASNLTLKLWTGVVIADDMEDIYGVLLTAARDRVEALEIYREECRKIIRALEESPELKTLRPVLEKTAARLKSIPLKRRPEEIPTILLTGEIFVRHDAISRQFLIERLADQGFATKVASVMEWIYYTDLCDRNGWIYKTLSAKEKASLFLRSTWMKKYERTITKILAGSGLIPDRTEDIPHIVEQASPIINPLLLGEAVLTVGAALAEVPTPYCGAIALGPFGCMPNRVSEAILNREMNRGKRNSGKHYGKESGSVAEDLLNRPLPFLAIESDGNPFPQIIQAKLEVFLMQAARIHALSQARH; from the coding sequence ATGAACAGTCTCGGCATATGCATCGGCGCAACCACTCTGTCCGCAGTTGCCGTCCGTAAAAATTCTCAGGGAGAAATTTCCAAATCCGTCATTCATATTCAACCCCATGACGGAAATCCCCGTCAGGCGTTTCTGGACATCTTTTCAACCCTTGAACCGGGTCAGTACGACCGGATCGCGGTGACAGGCCGCAAGTTCCGCCAGTTCGTCAATCTCACCTCCATCCCCGAACCTCAGGCGGTCGAAACCGCCCTGTCTTACGTTCACAACGGCAACGCCCCCCTGGATGCCGTCATCAGCGCCGGGGGAGAGACCTTCCTGATCTATGTCATCGGGAAAGACGGCAGGATCTGCTCCGTTCAGACAGGCAACAAGTGCGCCTCGGGAACGGGGGAATTCTTTCTCCAGCAGATCCGCCGCATGGGCCTCGGTATCGAGGATGCCATTTCATTCGCCCGGCAGGAAGAGCCCTACAAGGTATCCGGCCGCTGCAGCGTTTTCTGTAAAAGCGACTGCACCCATGCAACCAACAAAGGCGTCCCCAAGGGACGAATCGCTTCGGGCCTCTGCGAGATGATGTCGGGAAAGATTCTGGAAATCCTCAGCCATCTTCCCCGGAACACCATGATGCTTATCGGCGGAACCGCTCAGAACACCGTCATGGTGGACTATCTGAAAAAAGATATCGCCAGCCTGATCATCCCGGAGGAAGCAACCTATTTCGAAGCCCTGGGTTGCGCGCTCTGGGCCCTGGACCATGAAACCCTGCCCGCCCCGGCGCCCGATGCCGTCATGAAGCACGATGAAACGGCGTTTCACCGCCTGCCGCCCCTTGCTGATTCTCTGGACAAAGTGGATTTCCAGACGATGGAACGGGGCGTTGCCTGCGAGGGGGATGAGTGCATCCTGGGGCTGGACGTCGGCTCGACCACCACGAAGGCCGTTCTGCTGAGGCTGAGCGACAACCGGATCCTGGCCTCCATCTATCTGCGCACCAACGGCAATCCCGTTGCGGCCTCACGGGCCTGCTATGCCAGCCTTTACGAGCAGTTGGGTCCCCTGGCGGAAAAGATAAAGATTCCGGGACTGGGCGTGACGGGCTCGGGAAGGCAGATCGCCGGTCTGCATGCCATGACGGAAGGCATCATCAATGAAATCATCGCCCATGCCACGGGTGCGCTGTTCTTCGATTCGACAGTCGATACGATCTTTGAAATCGGGGGACAGGATGCCAAATATACCTATGTGAAGGACGGCATTCCCTCGGACTATGCCATGAACGACGCCTGCAGTGCGGGGACAGGCTCCTTTCTCGAAGAAGCGGCCCGGGAATCCATGGGCGTCGCCATGGAGGATATTGCCGATATCGCGCTCCGGGGCATGAATCCCCCCAACTTCAACGACCAGTGCGCCGCCTTCATCAGCAGCGACATCAAGAATGCCGCCCACGAGGGTATGAGCCGGGAAGACATCGTCGCAGGACTGGTTTACTCCATCTGTATGAATTACAGCAACCGGGTTAAAGGAAACCGCTCAATGGGAAACAACATCTTCATGCAGGGCGGGGTCTGCTACAACCGGGCGATCCCGGTCGCCATGGCCGCCCTGACGGGCAAGCGGATTGTCGTTCCCCCGGAACCCGGTCTGATGGGGGCCTTCGGCGTGGCGCTGGAGATCCGGAAACGGCTGGAGCACGGCCTGCTGAAGGAGGCTTCTCTCTCGCTCCGTTCCCTGAAGGACCGGGAAATCGCCTATGAGCCTCCCTTTGTCTGCAACGGCGGAAAAGAAAACTGCGACCGGAAGTGCGAGATTGCCCGCATCCGGATTGAAGAAAAGGTGTATCCCTTTGGCGGAGCCTGCAACCGCTGGTATAATCTCCGCTATCATATTTCCGTGGACGCGGAGCATCTGGATCTGGTCAGGCAGCACGAAGCCCTGACCTACCGGAACACCGGGACCGGCCAACCGGCGGTTTCTTCAACAAGGGGCTGCCGCACCGTCGGCATCAATCGGTCCTTCCTGACCAATACGTACTACCCTTTCTATTCGTCCTTTTTCAGCAGGCTGGGTTTTGAGTTGATCCTGCCTGATTATCCCCGCCCGGAAGGCATGGTTCAGAAAGGAACAGCCTTCTGTTACCCGGCTGAACTCGCCCACGGCTTTTTCAGTGATCTGCTCCGGAAAAAACCGGATCTTCTCTTTCTCCCCCACATCCGGGGCATGCATGTGGAAAAGGGAAATCCCGTCAGCACCATCTGCCCCATCTCCCAGGGAGAGCCCTACTACCTGGCCAGCACCTTCAACGATTGGGAGATGCTCCGCCGGCTGAAGGAAGAAAATTCTCTTCTCCAGCCGGTCCTCGATTTCTCCCGGGGCTATGAAGCCGTGCAGGACGTCATGGTGGATTTGGCTCACTCCCTCGGATGCAGGAAGACGGACGCCAGGGACGCCTTCAAAGTCGCCGTCGCGGCCCAGGAACAGGTTTTCATGACAACGAAAGAAACAGGCAGCCGATTTGTCCGCGATCTGGAAGAGGACTCGGACCGATACGGCATCGTGATCTTCGGACGGGCTTATAACGCCTTTGTTCCCGAGGCCAACATGGGAATCCCGAAGAAATTCGCCTCCCGGGGCGTGGGCGCGGTTCCCCTGACCTTTCTTCCCCTTGCCGATGAAACCGTCCCCAGGAACATGTACTGGTCATCCGGCCAGCTCATCCTCAAAGGCGCTTCGTTCGTTTCCCGGCACCCACAGCTTTTCGGCTGCTATATCACCAATTTCTCCTGCGGTCCCGATTCCTTTCTTCTGGGCTATTTCCGCCAGATGATGGGAAACAAGCCCTTCCTGATTCTGGAGCTGGACAGCCACGTCGCGGACGCCGGGCTGGAGACCCGAATCGAAGCCTTCATGGACATCATCCGGAATTATCGGGAACTCTACATGAAGAGCAGGAATACCGCTCCGGCGCCGTCCCGGAAAACCACCTCGGCAGGAGTGAATTACGAAGATTCCCGGATCGTCGATTCCCGTGGAGAATCCTATCCCCTTTCGCACCCCCGGGTTCACCTCGTTTTCCCTTCCATGGGACAGTTCCATGTGGACGTCGCAGCGGCTATTTTCCGTTCCGCGGGGGTTCGGGCGACGGCCCTTCCCGATTCAGACGAGGAAGTGCTGAAGCTCGGCCGCGGCAATACCACCTGCAAGGAATGCCTGCCCCTCCAGTTGACGGTCGGCAGCCTGTTAAAGTATCTGCGGGACAGGAAGGACCCGGATGAACTGCTCGTCTATTTCATGCCGACGGCCGGCGGCCCCTGTCGCTTCGGCCAGTATTCCCAGTTCATGAAGGCGATGATCGAGCGACTCGGAATCCAGGATGTCACCCTCTATTCCCCGGATGCCGAGAACAGCTATGCCGATCTGGATGCCAGCAATCTCACCCTGAAGCTCTGGACGGGCGTCGTCATCGCGGACGACATGGAAGATATCTACGGCGTTCTGCTGACCGCCGCCCGCGACCGGGTTGAAGCCCTGGAGATTTACCGGGAGGAATGCCGGAAAATCATCCGGGCTCTGGAAGAATCTCCCGAATTGAAAACCCTCCGGCCCGTCCTGGAAAAAACGGCCGCCCGTCTGAAATCCATCCCGCTGAAGAGGCGGCCGGAAGAGATCCCCACCATTCTGCTGACGGGAGAAATCTTTGTCCGTCATGACGCCATTTCCCGGCAGTTTCTGATTGAACGTCTGGCGGATCAGGGCTTCGCGACAAAAGTGGCCAGCGTGATGGAATGGATTTATTACACGGACCTCTGCGACAGGAACGGATGGATATATAAAACCCTGTCGGCGAAAGAAAAGGCGTCGCTTTTTCTCCGCTCCACATGGATGAAAAAATATGAGCGGACGATCACGAAGATCCTGGCAGGATCGGGGCTGATTCCCGATCGAACGGAGGACATCCCCCATATTGTGGAACAGGCCAGTCCGATCATCAATCCCCTGCTGCTGGGGGAAGCCGTTCTTACCGTGGGGGCGGCCCTTGCGGAAGTCCCGACTCCTTACTGCGGCGCTATCGCCCTTGGTCCTTTCGGCTGCATGCCGAATCGGGTTTCAGAGGCCATTTTGAACCGGGAAATGAACCGGGGGAAGAGAAACTCCGGAAAGCATTATGGGAAGGAATCAGGATCGGTGGCGGAAGATCTCCTGAATCGGCCCCTTCCCTTTCTCGCCATCGAAAGCGATGGAAATCCCTTCCCGCAGATCATACAGGCAAAGCTGGAAGTCTTTCTCATGCAGGCGGCCAGAATTCACGCCCTCTCGCAGGCAAGGCACTGA
- a CDS encoding NlpC/P60 family N-terminal domain-containing protein encodes MRPRKVQIKTLLKKIRICAYWGILFFMIFSGCGCCSPPDVIGDISRLQQDHTFYLSGISAEQPIVDDATQKKLSEDYTRRYFSVWHQDRPRCTREDILWDFDKYGENPGYGENQRKRDRGWTEALKQSAVLDRYPNRGERGIVLENTNLRALPTSSPHFDGLDSGSGYPFDRLQVSAVAVNTPVYISHVSQDGAWVHVETSFYFGWLPARDVAPVDESFVRYWQNGRYAVMIRDSIPISDGNGRFYFKAPLGAQFPILREDREYFYVGIGVADENRQAVLKISRISRDAAAQRPLKMTRANLARVGNELINKPYGWGGLNQNRDCSLLTMDFFAPFGIWLPRNSGQQAHEAGRFIDLGNLSPDKKEAMILQYGVPYATLIWRKGHIMLYMGSHDGKALVFHSMWGVSTRDFMGRKGRRIVGHSAITTLRPGIEFCSGEASGCDPLQSVLGMTVLLPDVTTPSIPAPKPN; translated from the coding sequence GTGAGACCAAGAAAGGTGCAGATAAAGACATTGCTCAAAAAGATCAGGATATGCGCATACTGGGGAATACTTTTCTTCATGATTTTTTCCGGCTGCGGCTGTTGCAGCCCTCCGGATGTCATCGGCGACATCAGCAGATTGCAGCAGGATCACACGTTTTACCTTTCCGGGATTTCTGCCGAGCAGCCGATTGTTGACGATGCGACCCAGAAGAAACTGAGTGAGGACTATACCCGGCGCTATTTTTCCGTCTGGCATCAGGACCGGCCCCGGTGCACACGGGAGGATATTCTTTGGGATTTCGACAAGTACGGGGAAAATCCCGGATATGGCGAGAACCAGCGGAAGCGGGATCGAGGCTGGACGGAGGCATTGAAGCAAAGCGCGGTTCTGGATCGTTATCCCAATCGAGGTGAGCGGGGGATAGTCCTGGAAAACACGAATCTGCGGGCTCTGCCGACTTCCAGTCCCCATTTTGACGGATTGGACAGCGGATCCGGTTATCCATTTGATCGCTTGCAGGTGTCGGCTGTTGCGGTCAACACCCCGGTTTATATTTCCCACGTCAGCCAGGATGGGGCCTGGGTGCATGTGGAGACCAGTTTCTATTTTGGCTGGCTGCCGGCGCGGGATGTCGCCCCTGTGGATGAGTCCTTTGTCCGGTACTGGCAGAACGGGCGGTATGCTGTGATGATTCGGGATTCGATCCCGATTTCTGATGGGAACGGCCGTTTTTATTTCAAGGCGCCGCTGGGAGCTCAGTTTCCTATTCTCAGGGAAGACAGGGAATATTTTTACGTTGGAATCGGTGTCGCCGATGAAAATCGCCAGGCGGTTCTGAAAATTTCACGGATTTCCCGTGACGCCGCCGCGCAAAGACCCTTGAAGATGACCCGGGCGAACCTGGCCCGCGTGGGCAATGAACTGATCAATAAACCCTATGGATGGGGCGGCCTGAATCAGAATAGGGACTGCTCCCTGCTGACCATGGATTTTTTTGCCCCCTTCGGCATCTGGTTGCCGAGAAATTCCGGCCAGCAGGCCCATGAGGCAGGGCGGTTCATCGATCTGGGAAATCTGTCTCCGGACAAAAAAGAAGCGATGATTCTTCAATATGGGGTTCCGTATGCAACGCTGATCTGGCGAAAGGGACACATCATGCTCTATATGGGGTCCCATGATGGGAAGGCCCTGGTCTTTCACAGCATGTGGGGAGTCTCCACGCGGGATTTCATGGGGCGAAAGGGGCGAAGGATTGTGGGGCATTCCGCCATTACGACGCTGCGCCCCGGCATCGAATTCTGCAGCGGCGAAGCCTCGGGCTGTGATCCCCTGCAGAGCGTTCTGGGGATGACTGTTCTGCTGCCTGATGTCACGACGCCGTCGATCCCGGCGCCGAAGCCGAATTGA
- a CDS encoding GTP pyrophosphokinase — translation MEKKCSEFLNRYNISEEAYAAAGIAWDELEEVRDHYIQTRDELEPTARYIVNILNKTEKVHSVSYRIKAPEHLIAKIIRKRIGKPEGIINLANYRQKITDLIGIRVLHLFKEDWLDLHQFITRTWNLRKEPIAYVRRGDAAGYINSFKNWGCTIKEHPYGYRSVHYLLQSMISESAEPTVQVSEVQVRTLFEEAWSSIDHHVRYPYEPRNVLLNELLVILNRLSGSADEMASCILYLKEKINTPGMPSQDVNGQAGQGGGFFQPLDEFEWPAETGSGVMAWTDGNIGEGLPEPYLFPPADMADQEKGPGEEGPEKSEKPSSSAER, via the coding sequence ATGGAAAAAAAGTGTTCGGAGTTTCTGAATCGGTATAACATTTCCGAGGAAGCTTATGCCGCTGCAGGGATCGCCTGGGATGAGCTCGAAGAAGTAAGGGATCATTATATCCAGACCCGGGATGAACTGGAGCCGACGGCGCGATACATCGTCAATATTCTCAATAAAACTGAAAAGGTCCATTCCGTCAGTTACCGCATCAAGGCCCCTGAACACCTGATAGCGAAAATTATCCGCAAGAGAATCGGGAAGCCGGAAGGGATTATCAATCTCGCAAACTACAGACAGAAGATCACCGATCTGATCGGGATACGGGTCCTGCATCTCTTCAAGGAAGACTGGCTGGATCTTCACCAGTTCATCACCCGCACCTGGAATCTGAGGAAAGAGCCCATCGCCTATGTGCGCCGGGGCGATGCGGCGGGATACATCAACAGTTTCAAGAACTGGGGCTGCACGATCAAGGAACACCCGTACGGCTATCGATCCGTTCATTACCTCCTGCAGTCCATGATTTCGGAGTCGGCGGAGCCGACGGTCCAGGTATCGGAAGTGCAGGTCCGGACCCTGTTCGAAGAGGCCTGGAGCAGCATCGATCATCATGTCCGTTATCCTTACGAACCCCGCAATGTCCTGCTCAATGAACTGCTCGTTATTCTGAACCGTCTTTCGGGCAGCGCCGATGAAATGGCTTCCTGTATCCTTTATCTGAAAGAAAAGATCAATACGCCAGGCATGCCGTCACAAGATGTAAACGGGCAAGCCGGGCAGGGCGGCGGATTCTTTCAGCCCCTGGATGAGTTTGAATGGCCCGCGGAAACGGGGTCGGGAGTCATGGCCTGGACGGACGGGAATATCGGGGAGGGCCTTCCGGAACCGTACCTTTTCCCCCCGGCCGATATGGCTGATCAGGAAAAGGGACCCGGCGAAGAGGGGCCTGAAAAGTCAGAAAAGCCGTCCTCTTCAGCGGAACGCTGA
- a CDS encoding PAS domain-containing sensor histidine kinase: MEYPDSNSEMSEVQLLQTLSDLREKMAALEKERSEHLLEQDLYKTLANSSQVGVYILQDRKFQFVNPHIAEYAGYREEEMVGMESLSLIHPDDRLTARKNAIRMLKGQRFSPYEFRIITGDGRIKWIMETSTPIYYRGKRAVLGNSMNITGQKEARNRLEELEALESSILDAIPHAVVGLHNRRFIFANNAVQDVFGWLPEELIGRSVRLIYRNDADHDEIARRFYDSLEKQRTYSTEFPCRHKDGHEIICLMRASRIGERLTERRIVVTYEDITERKKAEKELEESREKMRNLSIHLQSVREEERTRIAREIHDELGQSLTAFKMDLSWLGKRMTSEKLLHDKIKAMSGLVDRTIESVHRISADLRPGLLDDLGLVAAMEWQAKEFSARSGIACEADLEAEDVPLDKEPATAVFRIFQETLTNVARHSNATKVFVRLETKGDKVILEVTDNGRGITQKQINDPKSFGIMGMRERALLWGGDVQVIGSRSRGTTVKVSIPLKSGEKE; this comes from the coding sequence ATGGAATATCCGGACAGCAACTCTGAAATGTCGGAAGTACAGCTTCTGCAAACCCTTTCCGATCTTCGGGAAAAGATGGCCGCCCTGGAAAAGGAGCGCAGCGAACATCTCCTCGAACAGGACCTTTACAAGACACTGGCCAACAGTTCGCAGGTGGGCGTCTATATCCTCCAGGATCGGAAGTTTCAGTTCGTCAACCCCCATATTGCCGAATACGCCGGGTATCGGGAAGAAGAAATGGTAGGAATGGAATCCCTCAGCCTCATCCATCCCGATGACCGTCTGACGGCCCGGAAAAACGCCATCCGCATGCTGAAGGGGCAGCGCTTTTCGCCGTACGAATTCCGCATCATTACCGGTGATGGCCGGATCAAATGGATCATGGAAACTTCGACGCCCATCTATTACAGGGGTAAACGCGCCGTTCTGGGAAATTCCATGAACATCACCGGGCAGAAAGAAGCCCGCAACCGGCTGGAGGAACTGGAAGCGCTGGAGTCTTCTATCCTGGACGCCATCCCGCATGCGGTGGTCGGTCTGCACAACCGCCGGTTCATCTTTGCCAACAACGCCGTTCAGGATGTGTTCGGCTGGCTGCCGGAAGAGCTGATCGGCAGGAGCGTCCGGCTGATCTATCGCAATGACGCGGACCATGATGAAATCGCGCGGCGTTTTTACGACAGCCTGGAAAAACAGCGGACATACAGCACGGAATTTCCCTGCCGGCACAAGGATGGTCATGAGATCATCTGTTTGATGAGGGCTTCCCGCATCGGGGAACGGCTGACCGAACGGCGGATTGTCGTCACTTACGAGGACATTACGGAACGGAAAAAGGCGGAAAAGGAGCTGGAGGAGTCGCGGGAAAAAATGCGCAACCTTTCCATTCACCTTCAGTCTGTCCGTGAGGAAGAACGGACACGGATCGCCCGGGAGATACACGATGAACTGGGGCAGTCGCTGACCGCCTTTAAAATGGATCTGTCCTGGCTGGGGAAAAGGATGACCTCGGAGAAACTGCTGCACGATAAGATCAAAGCCATGTCGGGACTCGTGGATCGGACCATTGAATCGGTCCATCGGATTTCGGCGGACCTCAGGCCCGGCCTGCTGGATGACCTGGGGCTTGTGGCGGCGATGGAATGGCAGGCCAAGGAGTTTTCCGCTCGTTCCGGCATTGCCTGCGAGGCGGATCTGGAAGCGGAAGATGTCCCTCTGGATAAGGAACCGGCCACGGCCGTTTTCCGCATATTTCAGGAAACACTGACCAATGTTGCCCGTCACTCCAATGCCACAAAGGTATTTGTGCGTCTGGAGACGAAGGGCGACAAGGTGATCCTGGAGGTGACGGACAATGGCCGGGGCATCACGCAGAAACAGATCAACGATCCGAAATCGTTCGGAATTATGGGAATGCGGGAACGTGCCCTGCTCTGGGGAGGAGACGTTCAGGTGATCGGCAGCCGGTCCAGAGGAACAACGGTGAAGGTCAGCATTCCCCTGAAGTCAGGAGAGAAGGAATGA